A part of Winslowiella toletana genomic DNA contains:
- a CDS encoding site-specific DNA-methyltransferase: MSGEIAIETESGKYLWGDSLAEMRNISASSVNAVICSPPFEGESTIRDADRLGDQFVGWFADFIGEFERILPSQGVVAFELGSLWLDDASGKSVQHASFLRYLISRGWKLIQELYYFNPQLLRPQPAVGLSRLPDAITPIWLVSRGYTGNYQPDVAERAPYAQYIRGNLLEFDTSDKYDQQYERFLAQRGESPYADRWPAILPAFLIELLTVPGQTILDPFAGTGATCHAANRLKRCWIGIERDKSLSLHVNAMFSGLI; encoded by the coding sequence ATGAGCGGAGAAATAGCTATCGAGACGGAGTCAGGCAAGTATCTATGGGGCGACAGTTTAGCTGAAATGCGTAATATATCGGCGAGCAGTGTCAACGCGGTGATTTGCTCGCCGCCATTTGAAGGGGAGAGCACCATTCGCGACGCTGACCGCCTGGGAGATCAATTTGTCGGATGGTTTGCTGATTTCATCGGTGAGTTCGAGAGAATATTACCCTCTCAGGGCGTCGTAGCATTTGAGCTCGGTAGTCTGTGGCTTGATGACGCATCGGGCAAGTCTGTGCAACACGCCTCTTTCTTGCGGTATCTGATTTCACGCGGATGGAAACTCATTCAGGAGCTTTATTACTTTAATCCTCAACTGCTTCGTCCTCAGCCTGCAGTGGGGTTATCAAGGCTGCCTGATGCGATTACTCCGATTTGGCTGGTGAGCAGGGGGTATACGGGAAACTACCAGCCGGACGTCGCTGAGCGTGCGCCCTATGCACAGTATATTCGCGGAAACTTGTTGGAATTTGACACCTCGGATAAATACGACCAACAGTATGAGCGATTTCTGGCTCAAAGGGGAGAAAGCCCCTACGCGGATCGTTGGCCAGCGATTCTGCCGGCTTTTTTGATTGAACTATTGACGGTGCCTGGGCAGACCATTCTGGATCCTTTTGCCGGCACGGGCGCCACTTGCCATGCTGCGAATCGGCTTAAGCGTTGTTGGATAGGGATTGAACGAGATAAATCGCTATCTCTACATGTGAATGCAATGTTCTCTGGCCTTATTTGA
- a CDS encoding glycosyltransferase family 2 protein: MSGISVITLTRYRPLEVRRAILSVQQQTEPAAEHIVLIDGDNSIEESVIRFIDAHRIERCKVHLVPRTSGDVSGPARSSFLRNLGINMAENPWIAFLDDDNEWLPNHLSSLRTLACQIDSPAVYSEVALVTATGEPWLEHRWPWASSLEEGERKYWDYVAQGVLIPGTNIIYDRPEVRDVPVDTSAWLLARNLLLSVPFAENFSLDDARTLTSEDDKLFYSLLERGVRLSCTHLPTLRYYLGGYSNSGDTVWTDEAIRWSNME, encoded by the coding sequence ATGTCTGGAATTTCAGTGATTACACTGACGCGTTACCGGCCTTTGGAGGTTCGAAGGGCGATATTGAGTGTGCAGCAACAGACTGAGCCTGCTGCGGAACATATTGTGCTTATCGATGGTGATAACAGCATTGAGGAAAGCGTCATCAGGTTTATTGATGCTCATCGCATTGAACGATGTAAAGTTCATCTTGTGCCTCGTACCTCAGGGGATGTGTCTGGCCCCGCCCGCTCGTCTTTTTTGCGCAACCTTGGGATAAATATGGCGGAGAATCCCTGGATAGCCTTCCTTGATGATGATAATGAATGGTTGCCCAATCATCTTTCGTCGCTGAGGACACTTGCCTGCCAGATAGATTCTCCTGCGGTCTACTCCGAAGTCGCCCTGGTAACGGCTACAGGGGAACCCTGGCTCGAACACAGATGGCCCTGGGCGAGCTCGCTTGAGGAAGGCGAACGCAAGTACTGGGATTATGTGGCGCAGGGTGTCTTAATTCCGGGAACCAATATTATTTATGACCGGCCTGAAGTTCGCGACGTGCCAGTTGATACCAGCGCCTGGCTTTTGGCGCGGAATTTACTGTTGTCGGTGCCATTTGCTGAAAACTTCTCTCTGGATGATGCACGCACCCTTACCAGTGAGGATGACAAGCTGTTTTACTCGTTACTTGAACGCGGAGTAAGACTGTCATGTACTCATCTGCCTACCTTGCGTTATTACCTGGGCGGGTATTCTAACAGTGGCGATACAGTATGGACGGACGAGGCCATTAGATGGTCAAACATGGAATGA
- a CDS encoding radical SAM protein — MKSIQFIEGKVFNPDGIEINATLHCNMACKSCAHLSPLFRKTNAEPESVRRDLEILSRSYHASYVKIMGGEPLLHQNLVELINAVAASGVADEILLTTNGTLLHKSPEALWDVIDRLELSLYPGRIPDADKIESFKSRADLHNVKLLINYYGNFRFSYSEKINGDNDLVQDVYDTCKMAHLWHSHTVIDGMLFLCPQSVFIPQQAVAGGWNNEVDGLRIIDKPGFAETLYQFLTRRQPLKACHYCLGSVGKLHLHTELRKGEWRPLGEYEDLVSREFLEVCRKDIAADDGCLLSSERYLRE; from the coding sequence ATGAAAAGCATCCAGTTTATTGAGGGTAAGGTTTTTAACCCTGATGGGATTGAGATTAATGCAACCTTGCATTGCAATATGGCTTGTAAGTCTTGCGCGCATTTATCGCCTCTGTTTCGCAAGACAAATGCTGAGCCTGAGAGTGTTCGTCGGGATTTAGAAATTCTTAGCCGTTCGTATCACGCATCTTATGTGAAGATTATGGGAGGGGAACCACTTCTACATCAAAATTTAGTAGAGTTAATCAACGCGGTTGCCGCTTCCGGTGTTGCCGATGAAATTTTGTTAACTACTAACGGAACACTGCTTCATAAATCCCCGGAAGCCTTGTGGGACGTCATAGACCGGCTTGAGCTTTCACTTTACCCGGGCAGGATACCTGATGCGGATAAGATTGAATCCTTCAAGTCCAGGGCTGATCTACATAACGTAAAATTATTGATTAACTATTACGGCAATTTCCGATTTAGTTATTCAGAAAAAATAAATGGTGATAACGATCTGGTCCAGGATGTTTACGATACTTGCAAAATGGCTCATCTCTGGCATTCACACACGGTTATAGACGGCATGCTTTTTCTTTGTCCTCAGAGTGTTTTTATCCCACAGCAAGCAGTAGCAGGGGGCTGGAATAACGAAGTAGATGGTTTGCGAATTATTGATAAACCGGGATTCGCAGAAACACTGTATCAATTTCTGACTCGCCGGCAACCGCTTAAGGCTTGCCACTACTGTCTGGGCAGTGTCGGGAAACTTCATTTACATACTGAATTACGCAAAGGTGAGTGGCGTCCGCTGGGGGAATATGAAGATTTGGTTAGCCGTGAGTTCTTAGAGGTCTGCCGAAAAGACATAGCAGCCGATGATGGTTGTTTGCTGTCATCCGAACGTTACCTGAGGGAGTAG
- a CDS encoding DegT/DnrJ/EryC1/StrS family aminotransferase gives MNTSELAINGGNAVRTSPWPTWPVATKHTMTNLEAVMSSGRWAISGCYTGARGYEQRFCQAFADYQGSSYAVATTNGSAAIKIALMAVGVGPGTEVIVPGLTWVACAAMVFELGAVPVLVDIDPHSLSISVQAAESALSDKTVAVLVVHAYCSAADMDGFVELANRAGIALVEDCSQAHGAEWRGQKLGSLGQFGVFSLQQTKVLTCGEGGVVTCSAADAYRRLQQHRANGRIYTTHPLAGQLELIDVGEVYGTNHAMSEIHAAIALAQLELLDEQNTVREANALYLTHALEKIPGVNTIIPPAGLTRRTYYDYVIQLNADITGPFLIHRVVEAMAAELGTFIETLDAPMNANILYNPLLAKTVNTQELIRQLEPKRFNLPFAHQAYNCSFAFLHHLLLGTTKDMDDIINAMLKVLRCMDKLRG, from the coding sequence ATGAACACGTCTGAATTGGCAATAAATGGTGGAAACGCTGTTCGCACTTCGCCATGGCCCACATGGCCAGTAGCGACGAAACACACTATGACAAACCTTGAAGCGGTAATGTCCTCAGGCCGCTGGGCGATTAGCGGATGTTACACCGGAGCGAGGGGCTATGAGCAAAGATTCTGTCAGGCATTTGCTGATTATCAGGGCTCTTCTTACGCTGTTGCTACGACTAACGGCTCGGCGGCGATCAAAATAGCCCTGATGGCGGTAGGTGTCGGGCCGGGAACCGAAGTTATTGTTCCCGGGCTGACCTGGGTAGCTTGCGCAGCAATGGTTTTTGAGCTGGGTGCAGTACCCGTGCTGGTTGATATTGACCCGCATTCGCTCAGCATTTCTGTTCAGGCCGCAGAGTCGGCCCTCAGTGATAAAACTGTGGCGGTCCTTGTGGTGCACGCCTACTGCTCTGCCGCTGATATGGATGGTTTTGTCGAGCTTGCAAATCGCGCCGGTATCGCGTTGGTTGAAGATTGTTCACAAGCCCATGGTGCCGAGTGGAGAGGACAAAAGTTGGGTTCATTGGGGCAGTTTGGCGTTTTTAGTTTGCAGCAAACGAAGGTTTTAACCTGTGGTGAGGGTGGAGTTGTCACGTGCAGTGCCGCCGACGCTTATCGCCGTCTTCAACAGCACCGCGCCAATGGTCGCATTTACACCACTCATCCGCTGGCAGGACAATTGGAACTTATTGACGTGGGAGAAGTATACGGTACCAATCACGCTATGTCAGAAATTCACGCGGCAATTGCACTTGCTCAGCTCGAATTATTAGATGAACAAAATACCGTGCGTGAGGCTAATGCTTTATACTTAACCCATGCACTGGAAAAAATCCCTGGCGTGAACACCATTATTCCTCCTGCCGGGCTGACCCGTCGGACATATTATGATTACGTGATTCAACTGAATGCCGATATTACAGGGCCATTTCTGATACATCGGGTGGTCGAAGCTATGGCCGCAGAGCTGGGTACATTTATTGAAACCCTGGATGCACCAATGAACGCAAATATTCTCTATAATCCGCTCTTAGCGAAAACTGTCAATACGCAGGAGTTAATTCGCCAGTTAGAACCGAAACGGTTTAATTTGCCATTTGCGCATCAGGCTTATAATTGTAGTTTTGCATTTCTCCATCACCTTCTTCTTGGCACCACTAAAGATATGGATGACATTATAAACGCAATGTTAAAAGTATTAAGATGCATGGACAAACTACGAGGCTGA